The following coding sequences lie in one Aspergillus puulaauensis MK2 DNA, chromosome 3, nearly complete sequence genomic window:
- a CDS encoding uncharacterized protein (COG:S;~EggNog:ENOG410PNQ2;~TransMembrane:3 (o434-455i462-480o492-510i)) yields the protein MPSYTGFNRPRKSTKSSGTSTISTGSKSSKSPVEKSTKKDSPQSPRAVASKNADSNGSDYTSSKARPPPPPPPPPAPPGAKAKGSKDADALNVFKYLETESETDSDSDITSSDDDDLRPPFPPSSKSPKAAPTNRQPNTAVPVQNRNRTSSMKSKDSQPPGAFDASPPTVPLQLARHSAANRRPSTDGTNSVVGSVAESYDGSLPPEHRNLELVPEDYYPRASTSLRRTSFPPSPPQSPEEDVHRSTRKLRRNTKPSRLPTGYGLLAWRLSASAENKEYTLPPLYRRFEDVNHRVLLYLQDEISQLEEELRMLDEYEEMQRRGAAEQEGTKVMPASRRLDVQAQAYSSLHYRREEVMGALIQKTEQYNNALAAYSKVLQMLPQAAGSDVETYRKWMKGNNPVASNEMRFLDHPKDLVSLTPQAASANSKITSPVYSAIIIASAAIILPLLAFSMIREFAGRILVVALVGGASSAIAAHYSSGTEHLVKSQDGWRVAGLYFGFMAIAALFMS from the exons ATGCCGTCTTATACTGGGTTCAATCGGCCAAGGAAGTCGACCAAGTCGTCTGGAACTTCCACAATTTCCACCGGCTCCAAGAGTTCCAAGTCACCCGTCGAGAAGTCTACCAAGAAAGATAGCCCTCAAAGTCCCCGTGCTGTCGCGTCTAAGAACGCGGACTCTAATGGCTCTGACTATACTTCTTCAAAGGCGCggcctccgccaccaccaccacctcctccagctcctccaggaGCCAAGGCGAAGGGCAGTAAAGATGCCGACGCGCTAAATGTGTTTAAATATCTTGAAACAGAGAGTGAGACCGACAGCGACTCGGACATCACATCatcggatgatgatgacctACGGCCTCCGTTTCCGCCCAGTTCTAAATCACCCAAGGCTGCTCCGACCAATCGCCAGCCAAACACAGCTGTTCCAGTACAGAACCGAAACCGGACGTCGTCTATGAAATCCAAAGATTCACAACCACCCGGCGCATTTGATGCTTCGCCGCCTACCGTGCCGTTGCAGCTCGCTCGACACAGTGCCGCTAATCGAAGACCTTCCACTGACGGAACAAACAGCGTTGTTGGGTCTGTCGCTGAGTCCTATGACGGCTCACTTCCACCTGAGCACCGGAATCTAGAGCTGGTTCCAGAAGATTATTACCCTAGAGCGTCCACTTCCTTACGGCGAACCTCTTTCCCCCCGTCCCCTCCCCAAAGCCCTGAGGAGGACGTGCATCGTTCTACTCGGAAGCTTAGACGCAATACAAAACCATCGCGACTTCCTACGGGATACGGGCTTCTAGCATGGCGGTTAAGTGCCTCAGCAGAGAACAAGGAGTATACCCTTCCTCCGCTCTATCGTCGCTTCGAAGATGTCAACCATCGCGTGCTCCTGTATCTCCAGGATGAAATTTCccagctggaggaggagctgcggATGCTGGATGAATATGAAGAAATGCAGCGGAGAGGGGCCGCTGAACAGGAGGGAACTAAGGTAATGCCTGCCTCGCGGCGCTTGGACGTACAGGCACAGGCCTACTCGTCCCTCCACTACAGACGCGAGGAGGTCATGGGAGCATTGATCCAGAAAACAGAGCAATACA ATAATGCCCTTGCTGCCTATAGTAAAGTGCTCCAGAtgctgcctcaggccgcGGGATCCGACGTTGAAACCTATCGGAAATGGATGAAGGGAAACAACCCCGTTGCTAGCAATGAGATGCGTTTTCTCGACCATCCAAAGGATTTGGTCTCACTCACACCACAAGCAGCTTCCGCCAATTCTAAAATAACGTCTCCTGTTTATTCTGCCATCATCATTGCATCTGCCGCTATCATTCTCCCGTTGCTAGCCTTCAGTATGATCCGAGAGTTCGCCGGTCGAATCCTCGTCGTCGCACTGGTTGGTGGTGCGTCTTCTGCCATTGCAGCGCACTACTCCAGTGGGACAGAGCACCTGGTCAAATCACAGGATGGCTGGCGGGTTGCTGGCTT ATACTTCGGATTCATGGCCATCGCTGCACTATTTATGTCTTGA
- a CDS encoding glutamyl-tRNA(Gln) amidotransferase subunit PET112 (BUSCO:EOG09262MFL;~COG:J;~EggNog:ENOG410PFWQ;~InterPro:IPR014746,IPR017958,IPR017959,IPR042114, IPR018027,IPR006075,IPR004413,IPR003789;~PFAM:PF02934,PF02637;~go_function: GO:0003824 - catalytic activity [Evidence IEA];~go_function: GO:0016874 - ligase activity [Evidence IEA];~go_function: GO:0016884 - carbon-nitrogen ligase activity, with glutamine as amido-N-donor [Evidence IEA]) — translation MLRSCLRHCPRATVRSVSCPRCLHREIPQSPLARQQNPISLTPHICRLQTSSTYSQDRVPIRKQLKQDAKAVKSRKRERREQEEASRQKWELTVGVEIHAQLNTETKLFSRAPTLPTEEPNSNVALFDLAFPGSQPEFQVATLLPALRAAISLNCDIQPVSRFDRKHYFYQDQPAGYQITQYYEPFARNGYLDLFSHDGIAPEDGDRVRIGIKQIQLEQDTAKSQEYPPSTQLIDFNRVSHPLIEIITMPQIHTPSTAAAFVRKVQSILQSCSAVTTGMEFGGLRADINVSVRLRGDGSGVHQYGGVGGLGQRTEIKNLSSFKAVEDAIIAEKNRQIAVLESGGVIEGETRGWAIGSTETRKLREKEGEVDYRYMPDPDIPPLRIGEDIISTLRDNLPTAPDALIDMLVGQYGLPIEDAKPLVELEDGARLEYYQDVVDILRDLQQDLDPKVRAALGRVAGNWVLHELGGLLTKADLAWDAGRVTAESLASIIDQLQRQKITGATAKQVLAMVFDGDQRPIIQLLEEENLLLRPLSREEYISLAEAAIELNPQMVEQIRSKNQLGKLGWFVGQMMRMGEKGRVEAQKADATLRELILGSQ, via the exons ATGCTCCGATCATGTCTGCGCCATTGTCCCCGCGCCACCGTCCGATCTGTATCTTGTCCGCGATGCCTGCATCGTGAAATCCCCCAATCACCTCTCGCCCGTCAACAGAACCCAATCTCGTTAACCCCTCATATCTGCCGCCTgcaaacatcatcaacatatTCGCAAGATCGTGTTCCCATCCGCAAACAACTTAAGCAAGATGCGAAGGCCGTGAAATCCCGGAAGCGAGAACGAcgagagcaggaggaggcttCGCGGCAGAAGTGGGAGTTGACCGTGGGAGTTGAGATCCATGCTCAATTGAATACAGAGACAAAACTATTCTCAA GAGCTCCGACCCTTCCCACCGAAGAACCCAACTCAAACGTTGCTCTATTCGATCTCGCTTTCCCAGGCAGTCAACCT GAATTTCAAGTGGCGACCCTCCTTCCTGCCCTACGTGCTGCCATTTCTCTAAACTGCGATATCCAACCTGTCAGTCGTTTTGACCGAAAACACTACTTCTATCAGGACCAGCCAGCGGGGTATCAAATAACACAGTATTATG AACCATTTGCGAGAAATGGCTACCTCGACCTGTTCAGCCACGATGGTATTGCGCCTGAGGATGGAGACCGAGTTCGTATCGGCATCAAGCAGATCCAGCTTGAACAAGATACCGCAAAGTCACAAGAATACCCTCCCTCCACCCAGCTCATCGATTTCAACCGTGTTTCCCACCCGCTCATTGAGATAATTACCATGCCGCAAATCCACACACCCTCCACAGCAGCCGCATTTGTCCGCAAGGTCCAGTCAATCCTCCAATCTTGTAGCGCTGTGACGACGGGGATGGAATTTGGTGGTCTTCGTGCGGATATAAACGTCTCAGTCAGACTGCGGGGTGACGGTTCAGGCGTCCACCAATACGGAGGGGTTGGGGGCCTTGGTCAGCGCACCGAGATCAAGAACTTGAGCAGTTTCAAGGCAGTAGAGGACGCCATTATCGCAGAAAAAAACCGACAGATTGCGGTCCTTGAAAGCGGAGGGGTAATTGAGGGCGAGACGCGAGGCTGGGCTATTGGAAGCACCGAGACACGGAAACTTCgagagaaagaaggcgaggtCGATTATCGCTATATGCCCGATCCAGATATCCCTCCCCTCCGTATTGGTGAGGACATCATTTCAACGCTCAGAGATAATCTACCCACAGCTCCGGACGCGCTCATTGACATGCTGGTCGGTCAGTATGGCCTCCCTATAGAAGATGCAAAGCCACTTGTTGAGCTCGAAGACGGGGCGCGGCTGGAATACTACCAAGATGTTGTCGATATCTTACGTGATCTTCAACAAGATCTCGATCCCAAGGTTCGAGCGGCTCTCGGCCGTGTGGCTGGCAATTGGGTCCTCCATGAACTCGGCGGTCTACTGACCAAAGCTGACCTAGCCTGGGATGCGGGAAGGGTTACTGCTGAGTCTCTCGCCTCGATTATTGACCAGCTCCAGCGGCAAAAAATCACCGGGGCGACGGCCAAACAGGTGCTTGCCATGGTGTTTGACGGAGACCAGCGACCGATCATTCAACTactcgaggaagagaatcTGCTCCTCCGCCCTCTCTCGCGTGAAGAATATATTTCCCTCGCAGAAGCAGCTATCGAGCTTAACCCCCAGATGGTTGAACAGATTCGGAGCAAAAACCAGCTAGGCAAGCTAGGCTGGTTCGTGGGCCAGATGATGCGCATGGGCGAAAAGGGCCGCGTGGAAGCACAGAAGGCCGATGCGACGCTGCGGGAGCTCATTTTGGGCTCACAGTAG